The region AAAATTGCCACTTGCGGCATCTCCAGCCCCGCCTGACGGGCCAGCCGCGCCACGGCATCCAGCAGCCAGCGCTCCGTATCGTCGCCGGGGCGCTCGATCACCCGCGCCCCCGTGCTCCAGAGGGCGATCTGGCGCGAGAAGAGCAACGAGACGAACGAACCGAAAAAGCCTGAAACGCTCGCGAAAATAAGCAGGGCGACCAGGTTGAGGCCGTGGGCGTCGTGAAAATAGACGTCGATGCCCAGCAAGAAGAAGGTCAGGCTGAGCATGGCCAGCACCGCCAGATTGGTCAGGATCAACAGGATGAGGCGTTCATTCATGGTCAAATCCACCCGCGGCGAGGTGCGCCGGGCTGTTGAGTCAACGGCCCGGGGCTGGATAGGGGCATCGCGAAAACCCGCATCAGTCAGGCCTTCCTTCGGTCAAGGTCACGCAATGGTTATGGCTTGCTGCCGGCGGCGGGGCGCAGCGGCAGCAGGACCTCGTTGCGCCGCAGAAAGGGCAGCGTGAAGGGCGGGTTGTAGCCGGCCCAGCGGGCGGGCCCGGCGGGCTCGCGGCCGGCCGGCAGCCAGGCCCGTAGGCGGGCCTCCTGCTGGCGGAAGGTGGTCTCGTTGAACCCCCCAGAGAATCGGATCGCGGCGACGTCCTGCGCGGGCACGTCGCGTACGGTCACGGCCTCGTCCAGCGGCAGGGGGGCATTGGCCGCCGTGATGCCGGCCGGCAGCACGAAATTCATGGTCCAGCCTCCCTCGCCGGCGGCCAGCTCCACGGGGGCCGTCATGGGCAGCGGTTGGGGCTCCATGGTCACGGGGGCG is a window of Candidatus Sericytochromatia bacterium DNA encoding:
- a CDS encoding heme-binding protein, which produces MAGVGEALVKGLTAVAAGVGSIFGFEAVEEPAYEVLRRDGPCELRRYAPHAIAETRMTGDFRQGQSNGFRRLARYIFGANRARRDLPMTDPVTLQGSSATLPMTAPVTMEPQPLPMTAPVELAAGEGGWTMNFVLPAGITAANAPLPLDEAVTVRDVPAQDVAAIRFSGGFNETTFRQQEARLRAWLPAGREPAGPARWAGYNPPFTLPFLRRNEVLLPLRPAAGSKP